The proteins below come from a single Serratia ficaria genomic window:
- the rpoH gene encoding RNA polymerase sigma factor RpoH yields MTKEMQTLALVPQGSLEAYIRAANAYPMLTAEEERELAERLHYQGDLEAAKQLILSHLRFVAHIARNYSGYGLPQADLIQEGNIGLMKAVRRFNPEVGVRLVSFAVHWIKAEIHEYVLRNWRIVKVATTKAQRKLFFNLRKTKQRLGWFNQDEVELVARELGVTSKDVREMESRMAAQDMTFDPTPDDEARDGQSMAPVLYLQDKSSDFAEGIEEDNWESNAADKLAYALEGLDERSQHIIRARWLDDDNKSTLQELADRYGVSAERVRQLEKNAMKKLKMAIEA; encoded by the coding sequence ATGACCAAAGAAATGCAAACTTTAGCCTTAGTACCCCAAGGCAGCTTGGAAGCCTATATTCGGGCCGCCAACGCCTATCCGATGCTGACGGCAGAGGAAGAGCGGGAGCTGGCTGAACGGCTGCATTATCAGGGCGATCTGGAAGCAGCTAAGCAGCTTATCCTGTCTCACCTGCGCTTTGTCGCTCATATTGCCCGCAACTATTCAGGCTATGGTCTGCCGCAGGCGGATCTGATCCAGGAAGGTAACATCGGCCTGATGAAAGCCGTTCGCCGTTTCAACCCGGAGGTTGGCGTGCGTCTGGTGTCCTTTGCGGTGCATTGGATTAAGGCGGAAATTCACGAATACGTGCTGCGCAACTGGCGCATCGTCAAGGTTGCCACCACCAAGGCGCAGCGCAAACTGTTCTTTAACCTGCGCAAAACCAAGCAGCGTCTGGGCTGGTTCAATCAGGACGAAGTGGAACTGGTGGCCCGCGAGCTGGGGGTGACCAGCAAAGACGTGCGCGAGATGGAGTCCCGCATGGCGGCGCAGGACATGACCTTTGACCCGACCCCGGACGACGAAGCCCGTGACGGTCAGTCGATGGCGCCGGTGCTGTATCTGCAGGATAAAAGCTCCGACTTCGCCGAAGGCATTGAGGAAGATAACTGGGAAAGCAACGCCGCGGACAAACTGGCCTATGCGCTGGAAGGTCTGGACGAACGCAGCCAGCATATCATCCGCGCCCGCTGGCTGGACGACGACAACAAATCCACGCTGCAGGAACTGGCCGATCGGTACGGCGTTTCCGCCGAGCGCGTGCGTCAGCTGGAAAAGAACGCCATGAAGAAGCTGAAGATGGCGATCGAAGCCTAA
- a CDS encoding DUF3142 domain-containing protein encodes MKRRLAALLLIALALAAWFAGRQQALRLQQPWDRQIYVWQRVWTPQHAEALADSRDLFSSLRVLALQVHPREGWREIPINLPLLQQDGRPLWLVARLDGQLPQRDQTAIVQRLLTLAQRWQDAGLQVSGVEIDHDAATARLPDYQRFLHQLRQRLPASLQLGITALPAWIGSPALPGVLQQADSSVLQVHAVLSPRQGLFDGAQALRWVRQYAAITPKPFRVALPAYGMGLLGFDAQGAQVESESPLRVAGGGRELTVAPQRIADFLQQLASQATPRLRGIIWFRLPLATDRRAWSLATLRAVIERRPLTVDWQVKFRPQPRQNGLYDLTIHNNGPVDAPLPREIVITAGDCLAADAVGNYRLETTPQRQRFTRIDGDQLRAGQSRPLGWLRCKNLTPGGTLVTP; translated from the coding sequence ATGAAACGCCGGCTGGCGGCGCTGCTGCTGATCGCGCTGGCGCTGGCGGCCTGGTTCGCCGGGCGCCAGCAGGCTCTGCGGCTGCAGCAACCCTGGGATCGTCAGATCTACGTGTGGCAGCGGGTCTGGACGCCGCAGCACGCCGAGGCGCTGGCCGACAGCCGCGACCTGTTCTCCAGCCTGCGGGTGCTGGCGCTGCAGGTGCACCCGCGCGAGGGCTGGCGGGAAATTCCGATCAATCTCCCCTTGTTGCAACAGGATGGCCGCCCGCTGTGGCTGGTGGCGCGCCTCGACGGGCAACTGCCGCAGCGGGATCAAACCGCCATCGTTCAGCGCCTGCTGACGCTGGCGCAACGCTGGCAAGACGCCGGGCTGCAGGTCAGCGGCGTGGAAATCGACCACGACGCCGCCACCGCCCGGCTGCCGGACTACCAACGCTTCCTGCACCAGCTGCGCCAACGGCTGCCCGCCTCGCTGCAGCTCGGCATAACCGCCCTGCCGGCCTGGATCGGTTCACCGGCGCTGCCCGGCGTGCTGCAACAGGCCGACAGCTCGGTGCTGCAGGTGCACGCCGTACTCTCTCCTCGTCAGGGGCTGTTCGACGGCGCGCAGGCGCTGCGCTGGGTGCGGCAATATGCCGCCATCACCCCGAAGCCGTTCCGCGTGGCGCTGCCGGCCTACGGCATGGGGTTATTGGGGTTCGATGCGCAGGGCGCGCAGGTGGAAAGCGAATCGCCGCTGCGCGTGGCGGGCGGCGGGCGCGAACTGACGGTGGCGCCGCAGCGAATTGCCGACTTTCTGCAGCAGTTGGCCAGCCAGGCCACACCGCGGCTGCGCGGCATCATCTGGTTCCGCCTGCCGCTGGCGACCGATCGCCGCGCCTGGTCGCTCGCCACGCTGCGGGCGGTTATCGAGCGCCGGCCGCTGACCGTCGACTGGCAGGTAAAATTCAGGCCTCAGCCACGGCAAAACGGGTTGTATGATCTGACAATTCATAATAACGGGCCGGTTGACGCCCCGCTGCCCCGGGAGATCGTCATCACCGCCGGCGATTGCCTGGCGGCGGATGCGGTGGGCAATTACCGGCTGGAAACCACCCCTCAACGGCAGCGTTTTACCCGCATTGACGGTGACCAGCTGCGCGCCGGACAATCCCGGCCGCTCGGTTGGCTGCGCTGCAAAAACCTGACGCCAGGAGGCACCCTTGTCACACCTTGA
- the panM gene encoding aspartate 1-decarboxylase autocleavage activator PanM has translation MKLTIERLSTLSPQDLIDLGKIWPHQQPAQWQSWLSGGKALFAARFNERLLGAVKVVLQDDQAELQDLLVREVTRRRGVGLYLVQDTQRQLPQVAHWRLSTAGLAPRERGEVDNFMRACGFAPQGELWQK, from the coding sequence ATGAAATTGACCATCGAGCGCTTGAGTACGCTATCCCCGCAAGACCTTATCGACCTCGGCAAAATCTGGCCGCATCAGCAACCTGCGCAGTGGCAAAGCTGGCTGAGCGGCGGCAAAGCGCTGTTCGCCGCCCGTTTCAACGAGCGGCTGCTGGGCGCGGTGAAGGTGGTTTTGCAGGACGACCAGGCCGAATTGCAGGACCTGCTGGTGCGCGAAGTGACGCGCCGCCGCGGCGTCGGGCTGTATCTGGTGCAGGACACGCAGCGCCAGCTGCCGCAGGTGGCCCACTGGCGGCTGTCGACCGCCGGCCTGGCGCCGCGCGAACGCGGCGAGGTCGACAACTTTATGCGCGCCTGCGGCTTCGCGCCCCAGGGCGAACTCTGGCAGAAATGA
- a CDS encoding branched-chain amino acid ABC transporter substrate-binding protein produces MKLTTGKALLAGCIAMAIGHSAMAKDIKVAIVGAMSGPVAQYGDMEFTGARQAIADINAKGGIKGDKLVGVEYDDACDPKQAVAVANKVINDGIRYVIGHLCSSSTQPASDIYEDEGVIMITPAATNADLTTRGYKMIMRTTGLDSDQGPTAAKYILGEIKPKRIAVVHDKQQYGEGLARSVRDSLKQQGTEVAMFEGITAGDKDFSTLVARLKKENIDFVYFGGYYPEMGQILRQAKQAGLTTRFMGPEGVGNSSLSNIAGAASEGMLVTLPKRYDQVPANQPIVDALKAKKLDPTGPFVWTTYAALQSLTTGMERSGSQEPEDIVKDLKTGKPVDTVMGPLSWDDKGDLKGFEFGVFEWHANGTSTPIK; encoded by the coding sequence ATGAAATTAACAACAGGTAAGGCATTGCTGGCGGGTTGTATCGCGATGGCTATCGGCCATTCGGCCATGGCGAAAGACATCAAGGTGGCGATCGTCGGGGCGATGTCCGGCCCGGTCGCGCAGTATGGCGATATGGAGTTTACCGGCGCGCGCCAGGCGATCGCCGACATCAACGCCAAGGGCGGCATCAAGGGCGACAAGCTGGTCGGCGTGGAATACGACGACGCCTGCGACCCGAAACAAGCGGTGGCGGTCGCCAACAAGGTGATCAACGACGGCATTCGCTACGTGATCGGCCACCTGTGTTCCTCATCCACCCAGCCGGCATCCGATATTTATGAGGATGAAGGGGTGATCATGATTACCCCGGCGGCCACCAACGCCGATCTGACCACCCGCGGCTACAAAATGATTATGCGCACCACGGGTCTGGATTCCGATCAGGGCCCGACCGCCGCCAAATACATCCTCGGCGAGATCAAGCCCAAGCGCATCGCCGTGGTGCACGACAAGCAACAGTATGGCGAAGGCCTGGCGCGCTCGGTGCGCGACAGCCTGAAGCAGCAGGGCACCGAGGTGGCGATGTTTGAAGGCATCACCGCCGGCGATAAGGACTTCTCCACCCTGGTGGCGCGCCTGAAGAAAGAGAATATCGACTTCGTCTATTTCGGCGGCTACTACCCGGAAATGGGCCAAATCCTGCGCCAGGCCAAGCAGGCCGGCCTGACCACCCGCTTTATGGGGCCGGAAGGCGTGGGCAACTCCTCGCTGTCCAACATCGCCGGCGCCGCCTCTGAAGGCATGCTGGTGACCCTGCCGAAACGCTACGATCAGGTGCCGGCCAACCAGCCGATCGTCGACGCGCTGAAGGCCAAGAAGCTGGATCCGACCGGGCCTTTCGTCTGGACCACCTATGCCGCGCTGCAGTCGCTGACCACCGGCATGGAACGCAGCGGCAGCCAGGAACCGGAAGATATCGTCAAGGATCTGAAAACCGGCAAGCCGGTCGACACCGTAATGGGGCCGCTGAGCTGGGATGACAAGGGCGATCTGAAAGGCTTCGAGTTCGGCGTATTCGAATGGCATGCCAACGGCACATCAACACCGATTAAATAA
- the livH gene encoding high-affinity branched-chain amino acid ABC transporter permease LivH, with the protein MSEQVLYFLQQMFNGVTLGSTYALIAIGYTMVYGIIGMINFAHGEVYMISSYVSFIVIAALMMLGIDVGWLLIGAAFLVSIVMASAYGWSIERVAYKPVRNSKRLIALISAIGMSIFLQNYVSLTQGSRDLALPSLVTGQWVLGESNGFAATISTMQLIIWGVTFLAMLALTLFIRYSRMGRACRACAEDLKMASLLGINTDRVISLTFVIGAVMAAVAGVLLGQFYGVINPYIGFMAGMKAFTAAVLGGIGSIPGAMIGGLVLGVAEALTSAYLSTEYKDVVSFALLIVVLLIMPTGILGRPEVEKV; encoded by the coding sequence ATGTCAGAGCAGGTTCTCTATTTTCTGCAGCAGATGTTCAACGGCGTGACGTTGGGCAGCACCTATGCCTTGATCGCCATCGGTTACACCATGGTTTACGGCATCATCGGCATGATCAACTTCGCCCACGGCGAGGTGTACATGATCAGCAGCTATGTCTCCTTTATCGTGATCGCCGCCCTGATGATGCTGGGCATCGACGTCGGCTGGCTGCTGATCGGCGCCGCCTTCCTGGTGTCGATCGTGATGGCCAGCGCCTACGGCTGGAGCATCGAACGGGTGGCCTACAAGCCGGTGCGCAATTCCAAACGCCTGATTGCGCTGATTTCCGCCATCGGCATGTCGATATTCCTGCAAAACTACGTCAGCCTGACGCAGGGTTCGCGCGATCTGGCGCTGCCCAGCCTGGTCACCGGCCAGTGGGTGCTGGGCGAAAGCAACGGCTTCGCCGCCACCATCAGCACCATGCAGCTGATCATCTGGGGCGTTACCTTCCTGGCGATGCTGGCGCTGACGCTGTTCATTCGTTACTCGCGCATGGGCCGCGCCTGCCGCGCCTGCGCGGAAGATCTGAAGATGGCCAGCCTGCTGGGCATCAACACCGATCGGGTGATCTCGCTGACCTTCGTGATCGGCGCGGTGATGGCGGCGGTGGCCGGCGTGCTGCTCGGCCAGTTCTACGGCGTCATCAATCCCTATATCGGCTTTATGGCCGGCATGAAAGCCTTCACCGCCGCGGTGCTGGGCGGCATCGGCAGCATCCCCGGCGCGATGATCGGCGGGCTGGTGCTGGGCGTGGCGGAGGCGCTGACCTCGGCCTATCTGAGCACCGAATATAAAGACGTGGTGTCGTTCGCCCTGCTGATAGTGGTGCTGCTGATCATGCCGACCGGCATTCTCGGGCGCCCGGAGGTTGAGAAGGTATGA
- a CDS encoding high-affinity branched-chain amino acid ABC transporter permease LivM — protein sequence MKLNLLNALIATAVLFVMASFLMGMQLSLDGTKLVVHGAAEVRWMWIGIGCVIVFFFQLLRPLLQQGLKKVSGPAFVLPSFDGTTPRQKLLAAALIAAAVAWPFLVSRGTVDIATLTLIYVMLGLGLNVVVGLSGLLVLGYGGFYAIGAYTYALLNHYYGLGFWESLPLAGIVTAAFGFLLGFPVLRLRGDYLAIVTLGFGEIVRILLLNNTEITGGPNGISQIPKPTFFGLEFNRSARDGGWDTFHNFFGLKYDPSDRIVFLYLVALLLVVLTLFVINRLLRMPLGRAWEALREDEIACRSLGLSPTRIKLTAFTISAAFAGFAGTLFAARQGFVSPESFTFVESAFVLAIVVLGGMGSQFAVILAAILLVVSRELMRDLNEYSMLLLGALMVLMMIWRPQGLLPMKRPQLKLKAADIHAGKGEQA from the coding sequence ATGAAACTCAATCTGCTTAACGCATTGATCGCCACCGCGGTGCTGTTCGTGATGGCGTCGTTCCTGATGGGCATGCAGCTCAGCCTGGACGGCACCAAACTGGTGGTGCACGGCGCGGCGGAAGTGCGCTGGATGTGGATCGGCATCGGCTGCGTCATCGTCTTCTTCTTCCAGCTGCTGCGGCCGCTGCTGCAACAGGGGCTGAAAAAGGTTTCCGGCCCCGCTTTCGTGCTGCCGAGCTTCGACGGCACCACCCCGCGGCAAAAGCTGCTGGCGGCGGCGCTGATCGCGGCGGCGGTCGCCTGGCCGTTTCTGGTGTCGCGCGGTACGGTGGATATCGCTACCCTGACGCTGATCTACGTGATGCTGGGCCTCGGCCTGAACGTGGTGGTCGGGCTGTCCGGCCTGCTGGTGCTGGGCTACGGCGGCTTCTACGCCATCGGCGCCTACACCTATGCGCTGCTGAACCACTATTACGGCCTCGGCTTCTGGGAAAGCCTGCCGCTGGCGGGCATCGTCACCGCCGCTTTCGGTTTCCTGCTCGGTTTCCCGGTGCTGCGGTTGCGCGGCGACTACCTGGCGATAGTCACGCTCGGCTTCGGCGAAATCGTGCGCATCCTGTTGCTGAACAACACCGAGATCACCGGCGGGCCGAACGGCATCAGCCAGATCCCGAAACCGACCTTCTTCGGCCTGGAGTTCAACCGCAGCGCGCGCGACGGCGGCTGGGACACCTTCCACAACTTCTTTGGCCTGAAATACGATCCGAGCGATCGCATCGTGTTCCTCTACCTGGTGGCGCTGCTGCTGGTGGTGCTGACGCTGTTCGTCATCAACCGCCTGCTGCGCATGCCGCTGGGGCGCGCCTGGGAAGCGCTGCGCGAAGACGAAATCGCCTGCCGTTCGCTGGGCCTTAGCCCGACCCGCATCAAGCTGACCGCCTTTACCATCAGCGCCGCCTTCGCCGGCTTTGCCGGCACGCTGTTCGCCGCGCGCCAGGGCTTCGTCAGCCCGGAATCCTTTACCTTCGTCGAGTCGGCCTTCGTGCTGGCGATCGTGGTGCTGGGGGGGATGGGCTCGCAGTTTGCGGTGATCCTGGCGGCGATCCTGCTGGTGGTGTCGCGCGAGCTGATGCGTGACCTGAACGAATACAGCATGTTGCTGCTGGGCGCGCTGATGGTGCTGATGATGATCTGGCGGCCGCAGGGGCTGCTGCCGATGAAACGGCCGCAGCTCAAGCTGAAGGCGGCGGATATCCATGCAGGCAAGGGAGAACAGGCATGA
- the livG gene encoding high-affinity branched-chain amino acid ABC transporter ATP-binding protein LivG has product MSAQPLLQVEGLSMRFGGLLAVNKVALQLNEGEIVSLIGPNGAGKTTVFNCLTGFYRPTGGTIRLRDRHLEGLTGQAIARMGVVRTFQHVRLFREMTVIENLLVAQHQHLKSGLFAGLLKTPAFRRAEADALERAAVWLERVGLLAMANRSAGNLAYGQQRRLEIARCMVTRPELLMLDEPAAGLNPKETDELDHLIVELRDRHRVSVLLIEHDMKLVMGISDRIYVVNQGTPLAQGTPDEIRNNPDVIRAYLGEA; this is encoded by the coding sequence ATGAGCGCTCAACCTTTACTGCAGGTCGAAGGGCTGTCGATGCGCTTCGGCGGGCTGCTGGCGGTCAACAAGGTGGCGCTGCAGCTGAACGAAGGCGAAATAGTCTCTTTGATCGGCCCGAACGGCGCCGGCAAGACCACGGTGTTCAACTGCCTGACCGGTTTTTATCGCCCGACCGGCGGCACCATCAGGCTGCGCGATCGCCACCTTGAAGGGCTGACGGGGCAGGCCATCGCCCGCATGGGGGTGGTGCGCACCTTCCAGCACGTGCGGCTGTTCCGCGAAATGACGGTGATCGAGAACCTGCTGGTGGCGCAGCACCAGCACCTGAAAAGCGGTCTGTTCGCCGGGCTGTTGAAAACCCCGGCCTTCCGCCGCGCCGAAGCCGATGCGCTGGAGCGCGCGGCGGTGTGGCTGGAGCGCGTCGGCCTGCTGGCGATGGCCAACCGCTCGGCGGGCAACCTGGCCTATGGCCAGCAGCGGCGGCTGGAGATCGCCCGCTGCATGGTGACCCGCCCGGAGCTGCTGATGCTGGACGAACCGGCCGCCGGCCTGAACCCGAAAGAAACCGACGAGCTGGACCATTTGATCGTCGAGCTGCGCGACCGGCACCGGGTTTCGGTGCTGTTGATTGAGCACGACATGAAGCTGGTGATGGGCATTTCGGACCGCATCTACGTGGTGAATCAGGGAACGCCGCTGGCGCAGGGCACGCCGGACGAAATCCGCAACAACCCGGACGTGATCCGGGCCTATCTGGGCGAGGCTTAA
- the livF gene encoding high-affinity branched-chain amino acid ABC transporter ATP-binding protein LivF — MLSFNQVSAHYGKIQALHQVSLNIKQGEIVTLIGANGAGKTTLLGTLCGEPRATEGSITFLDREITQWQTSRIMREAVAIVPEGRRVFSRMTVEENLAMGGFFADRQQYQQRIERVFNLFPRLLERRNQRSGTMSGGEQQMLAIGRALMSQPKLLLLDEPSLGLAPIIIQQIFDIIQQLREEGMTIFLVEQNANQALKLADRGYVLENGRVVLEDTGAALLANEAVRSAYLGG, encoded by the coding sequence ATGCTGTCATTTAATCAGGTCTCCGCCCATTACGGCAAAATTCAGGCGTTGCATCAGGTTAGCCTGAACATCAAGCAGGGCGAAATAGTCACCCTGATCGGCGCCAACGGCGCCGGTAAAACCACGCTGCTCGGCACGCTGTGCGGCGAACCGCGCGCTACCGAAGGCAGCATCACCTTCCTCGATCGGGAGATCACCCAGTGGCAAACCTCGCGCATCATGCGCGAAGCGGTGGCGATCGTGCCGGAAGGGCGGCGGGTGTTCTCGCGCATGACGGTGGAAGAAAACCTGGCGATGGGCGGTTTCTTCGCCGATCGTCAGCAGTATCAGCAGCGCATCGAGCGGGTATTTAACCTGTTCCCGCGCCTGCTGGAACGCCGCAATCAGCGCTCCGGCACCATGTCCGGCGGCGAACAGCAGATGCTGGCGATCGGCCGCGCGCTGATGAGCCAACCGAAGCTGCTGCTGCTCGACGAACCCTCGCTGGGGCTGGCGCCGATCATCATTCAGCAGATCTTCGACATCATCCAGCAGCTGCGGGAAGAGGGCATGACCATCTTCCTGGTGGAGCAAAACGCCAATCAGGCGCTGAAACTGGCGGATCGCGGTTATGTGCTGGAAAACGGCCGCGTGGTGTTGGAAGATACGGGTGCCGCATTGTTAGCAAACGAAGCAGTACGGTCGGCGTATCTGGGCGGGTGA
- a CDS encoding aminotransferase-like domain-containing protein: MKTEGLLAQRIVNVKSSAIRELLKHSKMENVISLAGGIPSDALFDFEGLSIATQQAITEQPKSAFQYGLTEGSPLLRERICALCAERGVSARAEEVMVTAGSQQALDLVMRAIVNPGDVFVVERPTYLAALQTLELAEANILSVSSDSDGMVVEELAELLKTQRIKGVYVVPNFGNPSGITLSAARRELLVKLAAEHNFLIIEDDPYGELRFTDERHATLHQVSQRVLGHTDNIIYTSTFSKILAPGLRLGWAILPEFLLHKVAIIKQAADLHASALSQSIVECYLGLDRLPAQIEKIRAAYKHKGEILAGLVEKELGDYITFDQPKGGMFLWARFRQPFNATEWLNTTLQQGVVFVPGEYFFSDNPDRSTFRLSFATATEQQMQEAVARLRRSL; the protein is encoded by the coding sequence ATGAAGACAGAAGGGTTACTCGCGCAGCGCATCGTCAATGTAAAAAGCTCGGCAATCCGTGAATTGCTCAAGCACAGTAAGATGGAAAACGTCATTTCGCTGGCGGGCGGCATCCCCTCTGATGCCCTGTTTGACTTCGAAGGGTTGAGCATCGCCACCCAGCAGGCGATCACCGAGCAGCCGAAAAGCGCCTTTCAGTATGGCCTGACCGAAGGCAGCCCGCTGCTGCGCGAGCGTATCTGCGCGCTGTGCGCCGAGCGCGGCGTTTCCGCCCGCGCGGAAGAGGTGATGGTGACCGCCGGCTCTCAGCAGGCGCTGGATCTGGTGATGCGCGCCATCGTCAACCCGGGCGACGTGTTTGTGGTGGAGCGCCCGACCTACCTGGCGGCGCTGCAGACGCTGGAGCTGGCGGAAGCCAACATCCTGTCGGTCTCCTCCGACAGCGACGGCATGGTGGTGGAAGAACTGGCCGAGCTGTTGAAAACCCAGCGCATCAAGGGCGTGTACGTGGTGCCGAACTTCGGCAACCCGAGCGGCATCACCCTGAGCGCGGCGCGGCGCGAACTGCTGGTGAAGCTGGCGGCCGAGCACAACTTCCTGATCATCGAAGACGACCCGTACGGCGAGCTGCGCTTTACCGATGAGCGCCACGCCACGCTGCATCAGGTTTCGCAGCGGGTGCTGGGCCACACCGATAACATTATCTACACCTCGACCTTCTCCAAGATCCTGGCGCCGGGCCTGCGCCTGGGTTGGGCTATCCTGCCCGAGTTCCTGTTGCACAAGGTGGCGATCATCAAGCAGGCGGCGGATCTGCATGCCAGCGCGCTGTCGCAGAGCATCGTCGAATGTTACCTGGGGCTGGATCGCCTGCCGGCGCAGATCGAAAAGATCCGCGCCGCTTACAAGCATAAAGGCGAGATCCTGGCCGGGCTGGTAGAAAAAGAGCTGGGCGACTACATCACCTTCGATCAGCCGAAGGGCGGCATGTTCCTGTGGGCGCGCTTCCGTCAGCCGTTCAACGCCACCGAGTGGCTGAACACCACTCTGCAGCAGGGCGTAGTGTTCGTGCCGGGGGAATATTTCTTCTCCGATAACCCGGATCGTTCGACCTTCCGCCTGTCGTTCGCCACCGCGACCGAGCAGCAAATGCAGGAAGCGGTCGCTCGCCTGCGTCGTTCGCTGTAA
- the ugpB gene encoding sn-glycerol-3-phosphate ABC transporter substrate-binding protein UgpB: MLTYAIRKTTLCVALTLAVSTQALAATEIPFWHSMEGELGKEVDSLADRFNQTHSDVKIVPVYKGNYEQSLAAGIAAYRSGKAPAILQVYEVGTATMMASKAIKPVYEVFKDAGINFDESVFVPTVAGYYTDNKSGHLLSQPFNSSTPVLYYNKDAFRKAGLNPEQPPKTWQELAADTARLRAAGMKCGYASGWQGWIQLENFSAWHGVPFATENNGFGGANAKLEFNQPLQVKHIQLLEDMNKKGDFTYFGRKDESTEKFYSGDCAITTASSGSLADIKHYAKFNYGVGMMPYDADAKNAPQNAIIGGASLWVMNGKDAATYKGVAEFLQYLAQPEIAAEWHQKTGYLPITTAAYDLTQQQGFYDKNPGADVATRQMLNKPPLPFTKGLRLGNMPQIRSVVDEELESVWTGKKTPQQALDAAVQRGDVLLRRFESSTQ, from the coding sequence ATGCTCACCTACGCTATTCGCAAAACCACGCTGTGCGTCGCGTTGACCCTGGCGGTCAGCACCCAGGCACTGGCGGCGACCGAGATCCCGTTCTGGCACTCAATGGAAGGCGAACTGGGTAAGGAAGTGGATTCCCTGGCGGACCGCTTCAACCAGACCCACAGCGACGTCAAGATCGTACCGGTTTATAAGGGCAACTACGAACAGAGCCTGGCGGCGGGCATTGCCGCTTACCGCTCCGGCAAGGCGCCGGCGATCCTACAGGTGTACGAAGTGGGCACCGCCACCATGATGGCGAGCAAAGCGATCAAACCGGTGTATGAGGTGTTTAAAGACGCCGGCATCAACTTCGACGAGTCGGTGTTCGTGCCGACGGTGGCCGGCTATTACACCGACAACAAGAGCGGCCACCTGCTGTCTCAACCGTTCAACAGCTCTACCCCGGTGTTGTACTACAACAAGGACGCCTTCAGGAAGGCCGGCCTGAACCCGGAACAACCGCCGAAAACCTGGCAGGAGCTGGCGGCGGATACCGCCAGGCTGCGCGCGGCCGGCATGAAGTGCGGCTATGCCAGCGGCTGGCAGGGCTGGATCCAGCTGGAGAACTTCAGCGCCTGGCACGGCGTGCCGTTCGCCACCGAAAACAACGGCTTCGGCGGCGCCAACGCCAAGCTGGAATTCAATCAGCCGCTGCAGGTGAAGCACATTCAGCTGCTGGAAGACATGAACAAGAAGGGTGATTTCACCTACTTCGGCCGCAAAGACGAGTCCACCGAGAAGTTCTACAGCGGCGACTGCGCCATCACTACCGCGTCGTCCGGTTCGCTGGCGGATATCAAGCACTACGCCAAGTTCAACTACGGCGTGGGCATGATGCCGTACGACGCCGACGCCAAAAACGCGCCGCAGAACGCCATCATCGGCGGGGCCAGCCTGTGGGTGATGAACGGCAAAGACGCCGCTACCTACAAGGGCGTGGCCGAGTTCCTGCAGTATCTGGCGCAGCCGGAGATCGCCGCCGAGTGGCACCAGAAGACCGGCTATCTGCCGATCACCACCGCCGCTTACGACCTGACCCAACAGCAGGGATTCTACGACAAGAACCCGGGCGCCGACGTCGCCACGCGCCAGATGCTGAACAAGCCGCCGTTGCCGTTCACCAAGGGCCTGCGCCTGGGCAATATGCCGCAGATCCGCAGCGTGGTGGATGAAGAACTGGAAAGCGTCTGGACCGGCAAGAAAACGCCTCAGCAGGCGCTGGATGCCGCCGTACAGCGCGGTGATGTACTGCTGCGCCGCTTCGAATCTTCGACGCAATAA